A region of Reichenbachiella carrageenanivorans DNA encodes the following proteins:
- a CDS encoding family 43 glycosylhydrolase yields the protein MKYTFLMALYAMCSVGVQAQNPFITHKFIADPSAHVFNDRVYVYASHDEDDAEYYDMVDWACFSSSDLATWVDHGAVLSLSELSWADKWAWAPDAAQRNGLYYLYYPVERNKIGVAVSDRPEGPFEDPLDQPIIDGLVEPFAGKEAIDPAVFIDDDGQAYLYFGCREPRVTKLKDNMIERDGELMEVVILDQMGRRQVWHEKPKEAKNVQANYGGDGVYGEGPWVFERNGIYYFTYANGWSIDATMVYAISDNPLGPFVYQGKVMEPVSSNTSHGSIIEYKGQWYVFYHTKDISGKNYRRSVAVDQLFFDEKGQIKTVAPTRTGVSAVRN from the coding sequence ATGAAATATACTTTTTTAATGGCCTTATACGCCATGTGCAGTGTTGGTGTGCAAGCTCAAAACCCATTCATTACACACAAATTCATAGCAGATCCTTCTGCGCATGTATTCAACGATCGTGTTTATGTTTATGCCTCTCACGACGAAGACGATGCTGAGTATTATGATATGGTAGACTGGGCTTGTTTTTCATCTAGCGATTTGGCTACTTGGGTAGATCATGGAGCCGTTTTGTCCTTGTCGGAATTGTCGTGGGCGGATAAATGGGCTTGGGCACCAGATGCAGCTCAGCGCAATGGTCTGTATTACCTCTATTATCCTGTAGAGCGAAACAAAATTGGGGTAGCGGTATCAGATCGCCCAGAAGGGCCATTTGAAGACCCACTAGATCAGCCCATAATAGATGGACTGGTCGAACCCTTTGCTGGCAAAGAAGCTATAGACCCCGCAGTATTTATAGACGACGATGGACAGGCGTATCTCTATTTTGGTTGTAGAGAACCTCGCGTGACCAAGCTCAAGGACAACATGATCGAAAGAGACGGGGAGTTGATGGAAGTAGTGATTTTAGACCAAATGGGAAGGCGACAAGTTTGGCACGAAAAGCCAAAAGAGGCCAAGAATGTACAAGCCAATTATGGAGGAGATGGCGTGTATGGTGAAGGGCCTTGGGTTTTTGAGAGAAATGGCATCTATTATTTCACTTATGCCAATGGCTGGTCGATAGATGCTACCATGGTATATGCGATTTCGGACAATCCGCTAGGACCATTTGTGTACCAAGGCAAGGTGATGGAGCCCGTGAGTTCTAATACTTCTCATGGTTCTATAATCGAGTACAAAGGGCAGTGGTACGTGTTTTATCACACCAAAGATATCTCAGGCAAAAACTACCGTAGATCAGTGGCCGTAGATCAGCTATTTTTTGATGAGAAGGGACAAATAAAAACAGTTGCTCCCACTCGAACTGGGGTGAGTGCAGTGAGAAATTAG
- a CDS encoding putative Ig domain-containing protein — protein MTNKLKTKWIQRSAPLVALVFLIACGSEIQTEVYRPISGEGKYILTPEAPGTPQINGPAVFGVRPGSPFLYTIPATGQRPLTFEVQNLPAGLQLDVHTGVISGTISDKSMRNYNITLVAKNQLGVDRKVLEVKVGQTICLTPPLGWNSWNCWKTQVTQERVLASARAMVDKGLSNYGWSFINIDDAWQGLRGGKHQGIQADPVKFPDMKQMCDEIHAMGLKVGIYSSPWITTYAGYVGGSSQNPEGDWDDTTMHPDDLRKTKAFWQVGEYTFDDKDALQWADWGIDYLKYDWNPNDRASTQRMADALQNSGRDIVYSLSNTAPMQHADLFSKVVNCFRTAGDLKDRWDQEGSHLNIREEWVLHRNWLDSAFSGSPGHYPDADMLVIGDVVTSGPEGKPVPSRLTADEQYSHVSLWTLWSSPLLIGCPIETLDDFTLNLLTNSEVLDIHQDAVGVAAQSVYLDEGSEIFVKVLADGSKAVGLFNTGKESQTIAMPWSLAKLQGVQQVRDVWRQKDIGLYEGKFSAQVPSHGVVLVRFMANE, from the coding sequence ATGACGAATAAGTTGAAAACAAAATGGATACAGAGGTCAGCTCCACTTGTGGCGCTGGTGTTTCTGATCGCATGTGGATCTGAGATCCAAACGGAAGTCTATCGACCGATCAGTGGAGAGGGCAAATATATACTTACACCAGAAGCACCAGGCACACCTCAAATCAATGGGCCAGCTGTGTTTGGTGTGCGTCCAGGCTCACCCTTTTTATATACAATTCCAGCTACTGGACAGCGTCCACTGACTTTCGAAGTGCAAAACCTGCCAGCAGGTTTACAGCTCGATGTGCACACAGGCGTGATCAGTGGTACGATCTCAGATAAGTCCATGCGCAATTACAACATCACTTTGGTGGCTAAAAACCAATTAGGTGTAGACCGCAAAGTACTTGAGGTAAAAGTGGGACAAACCATCTGTCTCACACCACCATTGGGCTGGAACTCATGGAACTGCTGGAAAACGCAGGTGACCCAAGAGCGCGTCTTGGCTTCTGCTCGTGCCATGGTAGACAAAGGGTTGTCCAACTATGGGTGGTCTTTCATCAACATCGATGATGCTTGGCAAGGTCTGCGTGGAGGAAAGCACCAAGGCATACAAGCAGATCCAGTGAAGTTTCCAGATATGAAACAAATGTGCGATGAAATACATGCCATGGGGCTCAAAGTAGGGATCTATTCTTCGCCTTGGATCACCACTTACGCAGGCTATGTAGGAGGATCGAGCCAAAATCCAGAGGGAGACTGGGACGATACTACTATGCATCCCGACGATTTACGTAAGACCAAGGCCTTTTGGCAAGTGGGTGAGTATACTTTCGATGATAAAGATGCCCTGCAGTGGGCCGATTGGGGGATCGATTATTTGAAATATGACTGGAACCCTAATGATCGAGCAAGTACGCAGCGAATGGCTGACGCACTCCAAAATAGCGGTAGAGATATTGTCTATTCGTTATCCAATACTGCGCCCATGCAGCATGCAGATTTATTCTCCAAAGTAGTCAATTGTTTTCGAACGGCTGGCGATCTCAAAGATCGTTGGGATCAGGAAGGTAGCCACCTCAACATCCGAGAGGAGTGGGTGCTGCATCGCAATTGGCTCGATTCTGCTTTTAGCGGTTCGCCAGGCCACTACCCAGATGCAGATATGCTTGTGATTGGCGATGTAGTCACTAGTGGCCCTGAAGGCAAGCCTGTGCCTTCTCGACTTACAGCCGATGAGCAGTATAGCCATGTGTCACTATGGACACTGTGGTCATCTCCATTGCTCATAGGTTGCCCTATAGAGACCCTGGACGATTTCACACTCAACCTGCTCACCAATAGTGAAGTACTCGATATTCATCAAGATGCTGTGGGAGTAGCCGCTCAATCAGTGTATCTCGACGAGGGGTCTGAGATTTTTGTCAAAGTATTGGCAGATGGTAGCAAAGCCGTGGGTCTTTTCAATACTGGAAAAGAGTCTCAGACCATAGCAATGCCCTGGTCTCTTGCCAAACTACAAGGCGTTCAGCAGGTGAGAGACGTCTGGAGGCAAAAAGACATTGGTTTGTACGAGGGGAAATTTTCGGCTCAAGTACCTTCACATGGAGTGGTTTTAGTTCGCTTCATGGCGAATGAATAA